The sequence cacctcttcctcctgtaagggatacagggaagagaatatCCTAGTAATAGAAAACCTTCTTTCAGGCTGTTTCTTCGGCAATAACCCTAAGCTCAGCAGACGGGGGAAAATGGCTGGCCTTTCTCTTATCCTTCTTAAAGAGGCTTCTGTCTCTGGGGGTAAGATCCTCCGGCtcagggaggtccaacgcctgtctaaccgctaaaaccaaatcattaacaaattggttttTGGGATTGTCTTCCTGTTGCAATTGGTGTAATTGGTCAGGATCTGAataaatttccccctcttcctcagagCCTTCTTCAGAGTCTGataggaccataaggggatttaCGGATCTAGGTctccttttagcaggcggggtatTAGCGGtatcaagtaactggtttagcttGTTCAAGCCCTTTAAAAAGGCCGTAGACCATGCCGGGTCTGTAAGAACAGGGGCTGGGTCAGGctgcaatgaggaaggtcctggcaaACCCGCTGCACTAGAACCTGAGGAAGCTGGGGGGTCTGACTGTGGGTTAGCATTATTAGCTACCGAAGTTGCTACAGTAGATAACTGATTAGACTGAAaaaccatctgagctaaggaggaaaccgactgtcagggaggccacccaggccggttcctccgttgGTGGGGCTAAAAGCTGCTGGGTATATGCAGTGGGAACCCCTGCTTCGCatgcagagcagagcgccaaagggtccttctggccacacggtaattttacatgacacttTGAGCATGTGAAGTATTTAGCCatggggccctttcccttatctgtcattcttataaggaaggcacaccaaacacacagagtaAAATATGACTCTAGCTGAGCACAGAGAGGGaatggagagagagatagagagagcaaatatatatatatatatatatatatatatatatatatatatatatatatatatatatatatatatgtgtggaggaacagatataaaaaacaagtaatcaacagatcttttataaaagttgtacttgtaaaaaTAATACCACCAATATATATAAACCAGTAGGAGACTATAGTGTAAATCCTACTAGCCCAGTTATTAAAACATTAGAAAGTGCGTAATAAAGGTGATACTTAGCTAATAGGCCAcaaaaggggagaagtccaacagcagtttgTCCTGTGCCTGCTCCCTTCGTTCTGTTCCTCTTCCCTGGcttctcttggcgccagaaggcTGGGAAAGACCATTTCTCTCTGGAAGGAAGGGGGAACTCTATGTtgtagctccccccccccccttcagtaactGCTGCTTTTCAGCTGtagcaaaaaaaatgaatgtagcCTGCTTTTAAAAGCTGCAggcgtggcagagtagtggagacctctaggacagaggtctccgcagctaTAGCTACCCGGCGCCcccctatgtatgaggggggaaacGTGGTATagccccctcttctccttctccgtctagctctggctgtcaaaaacaaaacaaaatggccaccGGCGTCTGTCCGttgccgataaccggcactctctgcctgtaatggcagcgccggttatcggggaggctggaggagtgacagcggtccgttgAGACCGCTTGTTCACTCCTCAATCAGGCACCTCTAGTCTCTCCAATCTATACCAGTGAGCGCCGCTGGCGCTCATCTGGCAAAGGGATGCCTGCGCTGCtgaagctgtgagtgtgttctctatagaacacactccagcgctgccactgctgaaagaaaaaaaacctagaaataaaataaagtaaatctattaaatttatcctaagtactaaaacactgccccaactccagggcacctaaaaaaaactggacaggaaggggcaggggaattgtagaggggaggggtctgccagcagtactaaaagttaactagttaggtgccaactcccaagctcccctccacaacccatggtaagcagtgtcccccagaccggatgaaagagaaattgcatttttttttttatcttacctTGGTTTCTACCCTCTTGTAATCAATATCATATCAATAGTGCATGGAAAACTGGCCATAAGGCTAAGGGTGAACTATGCCTATGAAAAAACactaaatctaaataaaaaaactaaatcaAATCAAAAAATAAGACAAAACTATTTAATCAAACCAAAGCTTAATTCACAGCATGGCACTAGAGCTGCATGTTACAAATCTTCTTCTATAAATCTTGTTAATATGAAATATAGATCATACATTGACAGAACATATAAGGAAAAGAAGCTCTTCATCTGTCTTTGGCATGTGCATTTATCTATGTATCTTCTACTAACTTGGCAGTTTCCTACATACACTTTTCAGTCATAAAATagtcaaaaataaatatatatatatatatatatatatatatatatatatatatatatatatattatacacacatatatacatacatacatacacatacagtgaCCTCTGTTAGGTACACCTGCTGGTAATGCAAACATCTAAGCAGCCAATCATGTGTCAGCAACTTGATGCTTAAAAGCAAGCAGACATGGTCAATATGTTTAATTGATGTTTAGACTAAACATCAGAATTGGGAAGAGATATAATAAGGGTCCTTCACATAGAATTGATTGGTTTTGCCAGAATGGTTGGTTTAAGTAACTCAGAAGCTGCTGCTCTCTTAGGATTTTCACATTCAACAATGTGCCTAATAAATGGGCCACTgagtttgtaatatatatatatatatattatatatatatatatatatatatatatatatatatatatatatatatatatatatatatatatatatatatatatataattacacacatcaAGAATTAATCACACCTACACATTTGTGTAGCATACCATTCAAGCACCAAATGTATTAATTACAAAAGGAAGTCATGGCAAAGCACCTTTCTGTTAATGCAGCATGTAAATGCATTTACCATGTCTATATGTGAGGCAGTGGTTGGCAAATGTAGTTTTGTATATATAGaccactgcacagtactacttttTCTATATGTTGGATACAATTCTCATGATCTGATCATGTCCTGGGTGTATGGACATGAACTATTATTGCGAATGCTAGGAATAAAACCTCAGTTGTTTTCTGGTGTTATTCATACAAATGGCTTTAAATCCGCAAAAAAACAGTTACCTGTGGTATTGAGTGCATTCTATATCTAGGCAGTCTAACAGCAACAAAAGCTATTTGACAGATGGCTGCCACAATACCCTATCTCTAAGGAGGCTGTTGGTTTAGCACAGATGCCTAGAGTATGGATTCCCACATAGTGTGTTAAGACAGGTGTATGGAAATAGtatatattaaaagtatattttaaataatattgtacaaCAACCAAAAGTTTGTAAcgggcttaaaaaaaaaaaaaaaaaaaaaagtggtgagaAGCCACAGCAAAAAATGTTAACTACCCCCAAGTATGTGCTTTAGTAAAGCAACCTACTTAAAGAACAGGAACATGTCTGTGGCAGAGACTGAAGACTTGGGAAAAGAAGTATGTCACAATTATTAGCCACTTCTTGCAAATAGTGCCATACCAAATCGTAATTGGATCCCCCCAGGGACTGGCCCATCAGGGTTTTGTTGTATATACTTGTGCACAAAGCAGTGTAGAAAACTGATCTCATACCATGGTGCATCTTTCTTGTCAACCAAGCCTTCATCTCCCAAGAGAACCTACATTCAAGAATAGTCTAataaaaagttaagaaaaaaaaagaaaaatctacaCAGAGAATAAAAAATCTACAGAACAGCCTCATCTTTTGGCAGTGGGTAAACATGTCAGAAAATAAGCTTGTTTGAGATGGCTGAAGGTTAGAATCTTACACTGAGTAGAGTGCGAGGAGCTTTGCCGATATTCTTCTAAGCTACAATGTACACAACATATGCTGCACCTCACATGTCACTATGGAAGAACAAACCACAATACGTGTGAGGATTGGTAAACTGATGGTTATTCATCTGTAGTCAAACTTTGTGAGGATACAGCCTGGCAACTCTGGAGATATTTAGTGCTTCGTGAATAAAGACAGATTCTACAGTCAAAAGTGCAATATTTTAAACCTGATCCCAGTGAAATAGATAAATGTATGTCCCATGCATCATGATTCCAGCCCAAGAGACTGAAAACTACATTAGAAACCTTGTTGACAAATGGCAGCATGGGCCCCCATTGGACCAACTTCAAATGAAACAGATGCTTGCTCTGCCAGAGCGTgcacaaacaaaattaaaatctaAACGATTTTACTAGCATTGCTGCTAACAAGAACCACATTATTGTAAATTATGCATGAAATGTTTGGAATTTGTTTTCCCATCGAGAAATAACTCCACAGGTTAATACACTACGTTTTCTGCAAACTATTGAATACAAACACTGTGGGCTTTAATAAAGCTCCACAATAAAAGGTCAGGTGTATTGACTGATGAAAGTTTTTTCAGGAGACTCAGTAGCCAGAGTGGCATCACTTACATATGTACCACAATCAACAAACACTTTGAATCTgacaaataactttttttttgtaagacAAAAACACACAGCAAATGTGGGTGGAAGCTATGCTTTAAGAACATACATGCTAACAAGAACAGTTCGAACAATAAAGACAAAACCAACTGAAGATTATTAGCATTATTTTAACCTAGCAAGCAAGATCTTAATTTAATGAAAAACACAGGCTTCTGTGTGGAAGTctttgctttcaatatgctttgTACCCTACATTTACATGAAAACTTATGAAACCTAACAAACAAAATTTAAACCTTATCTAAAAAGGTTAATAGAACTGACCATTAGAGGCGTGGGTGGGCCGATTATCTCAGAAAGAGTAGGGGTCACAGACACTGGTGTGAGGGTGGAGCCCTTTAAATTCACCAAGTGTGAAGagtttaattttcttttgtttttaacatgGAGACATTTACCACAAAAATTACAGTACTCAATATGAATAAAATGAAAGTTCCTATTTCTGAACGTTTTACTAGTAACAATCATAAGTACATGCCAAACGAATCAAGTATATTTTAGATAAAACTTATTGTAGAATAATTGTTATGCCAAATTCAAGTCCATTAGTCGTTTAAAAGACAGTTAATTTAATTGCCACCTGCAAAAAAAGGTGCTCTCAGCTTCGTTAATAAAATTAAGGTTGCTTCAGTATTAAAAATCCATTTGTTAACATCTGCATTTTCTGAATACGAACTGCCCTTTACGTTCCTAAAATCCGCTATTTAGTTTAAGTAAAGAAAGGCTGTGGACGTTATGCTTTACATTTTGTGTAATATTACAATTGAATACTGCAGCTTAACTTGAATTAAGTTTAGTTTCTTTTGGATGttctttaaattaaatacaatttcatTTCAACATAAGGGACAGTTATTGTTCAAGAACAAGCGACAGCAACATAAATGTCATGTGTATAACTACACAATACAGCACTCGACCTCCCACAATCATCTTCTcacaaagttttaaaaaataaaaataaaaaaaatatgtgttaagATAGTGAGAAATAACAAGTATGTCATCAGACCAAGGACAGGGTTATTGTGATGGTCTACTGGAATACTATTTAATTTCATCTGTTGGACCCAGTGAGTTCAACTGCCACAGCCGCAATATCTGTTCCTCCGTTGGTAATTTCCACTGCCTGTTTGGTTGCAGCTGCTGCCATCACAACTTTTGTGAACATGGGGAAGGAGGTCTGCTTAATGTAAGTGGTGAAGGACTGTTGTGGTTGCTAGTAGCTAATGGTCTTAAGAGGTTTACAATGAAGAGTACATCTTTTATGCCGCTATCACCTTCCACGGACTCTCCTCATTCAAACCCTAACCCACATCACTGGTAGCTGCACAAAAGTGCTAGCTACCAATGACTGCTTTAATATTGTTGACTTATGATGCTTCCGGCCTTACAAAAGCCACACACTTTGAAATATCTCAACATTCCATTATCACTATAAGATATCCTTACAGTATAGCATAATAAAAAGATCTTAAAACGATAAATAAGAAATCTGactgtttttgttttaactttattaGTACCTTGAAGAATCCTGCAACTTTTGTAAGAAAACAAAATGGCCTAGATATATCAACAgcaaatattacattttctattttataGTTTTAAGAATCTCACATTTTCAACTGGAAAAAAATTACAATCCTGCAaagatttaataaaaagaaaaatggttttcacattttaaaactcaaATTACCAGGGGAAAAAAATTAATATCCGCAGTGCATCAAAGAAATGTCAATTAAATCAAAGTATATTCTACttagaatatataaaaatgacataCTAAGCCTACACTCAGTGCAGAAAACGCAGACCTTTCTAAAGCACTTTAAATGTAAGAAAggaagaacaaaagaaaaaaaaaaaatcaatattgtggattttttgcaaaaaatatttaaagccttatgttatagtaaaaaaatatattttaaaaagttggaaTGCTCCATCAAAACAGGTGAAATTTTGTAATTTATTGAAACAGAACTCAAAAAATATAAGAGGTTGTAGTGTACAATATATTACACAGTGCACTTTTAAGTGCATAATCATTCAAGTATGAAAACCTTGTAACGCCCCAAAACTCCCAGACAATCATGCACATTTATTGTCAAAGGAAGCTCCATTATATTGATGTCCTAGCACCAAGTACATTAATCTGTTGGGAAGATAAACCAAAGAGATTGTGAACACAGATAAAATACATTCATGAAATGTTACATCTAATTGCACAAAATGTCTATATGGTACACCTCTTATTAACAAATAATCCTGTGTCATTCAGATAGGTTTcctcaaaattaattttaatactgGCATATTTTTAGGGGAGGACAAGTTTCATGAAATACCAACACAGAGTTCATCATTTTTTTTGCTGGAAAACAAGTCTATTAAAGGGGATGTGAAGTTGGAGCGCTCCAGAACAACAACAGGCCTTTGATAAAGTTGGTGGAGTTGTTTTAAAGCCAGGTCACCACAGTCTGACAATGCTTTATCCAACATTGTCCTTAAATTTTGTAATGTGGGTGTTGATGCTGCATTTTTGCCAAGGGACAAACATGTCTCATGGTCATTTCGATCTTTACAGGATCGCTTTTGTAAAGAGTTCTGTAACTTGCATTTTTGCGGATAATTCCAATCAAGCTCTTCAAACTCGTCATCCGTTTCCCTACTTTCctgtaaaaattttaaaaaagatgACTCAAACCCCATTGGCTTAAAATTCTTTAGTCCAATAGctgcctgttcttgctcttcttgATTGTCTTTTGTAGAAATGAGAGCGTTCAAATCTACTGGATGAGTGAAATAACTTTCCGTGTTTTCTATTTTGTATTCCGTTTGGAAACTGGTAAGAGAGACATTTTCTTTTTCACTAGATTTAGCAGTTCTGTCCTCATTTTTACGAAAAGGAGATCTGATATCAGACTGTTTAAAGTTACTATTTGAGATCTTATTGTGTTTTGAGGATGTACTGCACTTTAAAAAGTCTCTCTCCACAGGACCATTTCTTCTCAGATCACTGTTTGAGTTCTTCAGAGAGTCATCTCTTCCAAATGAGGTGCAGCGAATATCGTTCCGCATTTTATGGTCTTGAAGGCGATCACGTTTTTGGGGTCTGTATTCTTCTGCTGAAATTGACTGCGCTTTACCCTTTGTAAAGTTTTTAACACAGTAAACCAACTCTGTTGTATGACTGGTTACATATGAAGGCATCAGGTGATGCGTTAGCTTGTAATGTCGAATAATACTACTTTCTAACTTTACAACTGAAGCGCACCCATGAATCATACATGGGAACTGTGTTATGTTGATATTTGGGGCACACATTTGTAACGCTTCCTCTACGCTTTTAAATTCAACCACCTCTTTAATTGCAGCCTTATTTTTAACCCTTAACCTTTTCCTTTTATAAAGCAAACGACTGCGACGTTTGGGTTCAATATAATTTTCATCCAATTCTTCAGCTTTTTTTTTCCGCTTCCTCCTGCCCTCATAGAGGTTATATTTTCGATGGCGAGACAGAATATGTCTGGCATactttttatgatccgtaaacaCTGCAGTGCAGCCTTCTACATCACAGTAGATTTCAGACTCTTCGCTTTCAGTTTCTTCACTAAATTTTTCATCATCCGTTTGGGTTTTTAAGTGGTTTTCAGCATCAAAATTATCAAGTTCCTGATCTTCATTTTCACTATGATCGTGAAACTCTCTATAATGCTTAGAGAGAGCTCTGCCACAAATATAGCTCTTTCCACATGCTTTGTATTTACAAGTAAATATCCTTCTACATTTGCCATACTCTCTCTTCTGTTGTTCCTTTTCTTTTTCCAAGCATAAGGATTCCCTGTTATACTGATGTACAAGTTGGTAATGGCGAACTAAGCCtcgctggcttgtaaaggaagAGTTGCATGTTTTATGGATGCAGTGAAATGGTTTGTGATACTTATTTAAGATGTAACACAACTTTCCTTGTTTTCGTCTTCCCCTTCCTTTTCCAACTGGATAGTCTTCATCTCTTGATGCACCAAGTACATTACCAGAGTCTGTCTCAGACAATGAATCAGCGTAAGTCTCAGAATTAAAGTCCTCCTGTAATGGAGATGTTCTCTCATGACCATCACTGTTTGATTCACTTGGCTGGAAttttttccagcaccttgttcgCCTCTGATTTATAACACGTGTCTTAAGTTTCTTGTTATCAAGCTTCCGGGTACTTGACCTTGCCTTCTCTTTGCTTATGTGATGCTTCTTTTTATAATGAATGCGAAGTAACGTTCGCCTTGTAAAGCGTCTTTGGCAAATATGGCACTCGAAaggagaatattttttttgtaacatgTTCAGTTTGAGAGCATTTTCCTTTGTATAGTCGTGTTttttacaataatgtaataaaagagcATCTTTTGTAACAAAAGCAGATTTGCAACCTTTAAGCTCACAAAAAAATGGTTTGGCTGCTAATCGAGATAAATACTGACTAAATATCTTTTCTTGCTTCTGGTTGTTGCCATTTTGTGTTACAGCAGAATTATTAGAACAACTGGCTACGGATTCATGACTTTGAGGCGAAGGTTTTTGTACCGATGAATTAGAATTTTTTAAGTTCAGTTGTTTCAGACTAGTAAGTAGTTCAAACAAGGTGTCCTCGGAAGTAGCAGACTTTTGAAAATCATCAGAAGTAGGAATTTCCTCATGCTCATTTTTGATGTTTGCTTCTGCACTTATAATACCACATAACGTTTCCGACGTCTCTTGTGTATTTTCATGTTCCTCTTTAACGTATGCAGTGTATGGGCTTTTGCCATTGTTGAGGACATCGTCGGAGTCACTTATGTTCTTAAATTCAGATTTATGAAGTCTTTCAAGATCAATTTGCCCTTTGTTCTCATTTTTGCAAGTGCATTCTGAACCTGTGTCATGATATAAACATGATTCTGTATTGGCTGAATGTTCTGAGTGTTTGTCATTAAACTCTCTAGACAGAGAATCTGTTCTCTTACCTGACAGAACATTTCTACTTGGTAGTGAAGTTATGAAAGTACAGCTAGAATCAAATAGGCCTTCCTCAGTTTTTGTGTCTTTAAAAGATAAATCAGCCCTTTTAACAAGGCTGTCTTCACAATGTGCTACATGAGTGGCAATGTGATCCTGGAGCTCAGAATTACAATAATAAAACTTTTTGCAGCGTGGAAAAGTACATATGTATGCAGCATCTCGAAAATGTTGAGCTTCATGGTGGTATAGACATCCTAAGTCACTGAAAACTAAGTGGCATCCTTCTAATTCACACTTGTACTGAAGATCCAAGTGTGTTTGTTTGTGGTGTAGTAGTTCATTAATAGTTTTAAACCTTTCATTGCAGTCTATAGATACACACATGAAAGGTAAAGATCCAAGATGAATTCTCATGTGCTGTTTTAAGTGAAAATTTGTTACAAAATGTCGCCGACAAAAAGCACACTTTTCTCTCAAATTTTTAAAGTCTAAGTAATGTTTTGCATTTTCATCATTGTTTTGGTGTTCGGCTTTCAAGTGTATACTTAAATATTTAAACTGTTTGAAAACTCTGGAACAGCCAGTACCAGGACAT is a genomic window of Mixophyes fleayi isolate aMixFle1 chromosome 2, aMixFle1.hap1, whole genome shotgun sequence containing:
- the RLF gene encoding zinc finger protein Rlf; this encodes MADGKGESRAGLANGGTLPPAPSPPEPRRLLEMLQALEERLREDEVSVFTSSVYCRRFCEVLLQHTEDHTVSENLTLYTDVYGTSLRSFATARPYLTTECEEVLLLLKKLVLSCFEVVLSMTEDDLSCDFGLRFKKSIMDSHEILLEFGNSNVQLLVDNITCSGAWKSPVLAKILSRQTVKPEEICKWISQEGPCFLQMRIKHLMKTNCMQQAMLLSKMCSESAEISSDLFFRQSFIACLCTMLPNEDAFKEISKMDGKEVLDTICNLESEGQVNTAFILCTTYLTQQLQNEVTSCSWELTLFWSKLQRRIEPSLNTFLERCRQFGVIAKTRQHLFFLIKVVHTEAGDDGVPVSIMLCIRALQITSNETDATKTSVCKTIACLLPQDLEVRRACQLTEFLFEPTSEGLNILEELFLQPDQKNVEESSVISNSLRCELLLSLKSHWLFDPEFWDWKTLKRHCLKLLGEEVSDTEENYGEPSVNEPDILNASLASYDIHTEQKEEPQEYASNETESIKVKKPVGSSERYKRWLQYKFFCVICKREVIEARILHHAKMHLDDGVYTCPVCVKKFKKKEVFVPHVMEHMKMPMRHRPKKKNEAIELKADVDFAEDENDPNGYISFRTMRDKNLQDRDVYPCPGTGCSRVFKQFKYLSIHLKAEHQNNDENAKHYLDFKNLREKCAFCRRHFVTNFHLKQHMRIHLGSLPFMCVSIDCNERFKTINELLHHKQTHLDLQYKCELEGCHLVFSDLGCLYHHEAQHFRDAAYICTFPRCKKFYYCNSELQDHIATHVAHCEDSLVKRADLSFKDTKTEEGLFDSSCTFITSLPSRNVLSGKRTDSLSREFNDKHSEHSANTESCLYHDTGSECTCKNENKGQIDLERLHKSEFKNISDSDDVLNNGKSPYTAYVKEEHENTQETSETLCGIISAEANIKNEHEEIPTSDDFQKSATSEDTLFELLTSLKQLNLKNSNSSVQKPSPQSHESVASCSNNSAVTQNGNNQKQEKIFSQYLSRLAAKPFFCELKGCKSAFVTKDALLLHYCKKHDYTKENALKLNMLQKKYSPFECHICQRRFTRRTLLRIHYKKKHHISKEKARSSTRKLDNKKLKTRVINQRRTRCWKKFQPSESNSDGHERTSPLQEDFNSETYADSLSETDSGNVLGASRDEDYPVGKGRGRRKQGKLCYILNKYHKPFHCIHKTCNSSFTSQRGLVRHYQLVHQYNRESLCLEKEKEQQKREYGKCRRIFTCKYKACGKSYICGRALSKHYREFHDHSENEDQELDNFDAENHLKTQTDDEKFSEETESEESEIYCDVEGCTAVFTDHKKYARHILSRHRKYNLYEGRRKRKKKAEELDENYIEPKRRSRLLYKRKRLRVKNKAAIKEVVEFKSVEEALQMCAPNINITQFPCMIHGCASVVKLESSIIRHYKLTHHLMPSYVTSHTTELVYCVKNFTKGKAQSISAEEYRPQKRDRLQDHKMRNDIRCTSFGRDDSLKNSNSDLRRNGPVERDFLKCSTSSKHNKISNSNFKQSDIRSPFRKNEDRTAKSSEKENVSLTSFQTEYKIENTESYFTHPVDLNALISTKDNQEEQEQAAIGLKNFKPMGFESSFLKFLQESRETDDEFEELDWNYPQKCKLQNSLQKRSCKDRNDHETCLSLGKNAASTPTLQNLRTMLDKALSDCGDLALKQLHQLYQRPVVVLERSNFTSPLIDLFSSKKNDELCVGIS